In Prunus dulcis chromosome 1, ALMONDv2, whole genome shotgun sequence, the following are encoded in one genomic region:
- the LOC117638705 gene encoding probable nucleoredoxin 1 isoform X1: MSDSKQNVDELVNSEPHDFCSLLSSSERDFLVRNNGDQIKVESLKGKKLGLYFSASWCGPCQRFTPSLVEAYNELSPKGDFEVVFISADEDDESFNGYFSKMPWLAIPFSDNEARDRVDKLFKVRGIPHLVILGEDGKVLSDSGVEIIKEHGVDGYPFTPEKIKELNDQEAAARRDQSLKTILVSRLRDFVISNDGKNVPVSELEGKIVGLYFSLSVYSPCVDFTPKLLEVYEKLKANGESFEVVVIPLDDDEESFKQDFKNMPWFSLPIGDKNIGKLARYFELSTLPTLVIIGADGKTVSKNVAEAIEEHGVLAYPFTPEKFAELIEIEKAKEKAQTLESILVSGDRNFVIGKGGTEIPVSDLVGKNILLYFSAHWCPPCRAFLPKLVEAYHKIKAKDDAFEVIFISSDRDQGDFDEFFSGMPWLALPFGDLRKASLSRKFKVKGIPMLVAIGPTGQTVTKEARNLVMQHGANAYPFTEERLKEIEAEYEEMAKGWPEKLKSAQHEEHELALARRKNYVCDGCGEPGGAWSFYCEECDINLHPKCALEEEKRTKSDAKQEQDPPQEGFKCDGNVCRKA, encoded by the exons ATGTCCGATAGTAAACAAAACGTCGATGAGCTGGTCAACAGCGAACCCCACGACTTTTGCTCGCTGCTTTCTTCTTCCGAGAGGGACTTTCTTGTCCGCAACAATGGTGATCAG ATTAAAGTTGAAAGCTTGAAGGGGAAAAAGCTTGGGTTGTACTTTTCTGCATCATGGTGCGGTCCATGTCAACGGTTCACCCCTTCTTTAGTGGAGGCCTACAATGAACTTTCTCCCAAAGGTGATTTTGAGGTTGTATTTATCTCAgctgatgaagatgatgagtcATTCAATGGGTACTTCTCCAAGATGCCGTGGCTTGCAATTCCGTTTTCTGATAACGAGGCACGTGATCGCGTGGATAAACTGTTCAAGGTCAGAGGGATACCCCATCTTGTGATCCTTGGTGAAGATGGCAAAGTTTTGAGTGATAGTGGAGTTGAGATTATTAAGGAGCATGGAGTAGACGGCTACCCTTTTACACcagaaaagataaaagaacTAAATGATCAAGAAGCAGCAGCCAGAAGGGATCAGTCCTTGAAAACGATCTTGGTCTCTCGCTTACGTGACTTTGTAATTTCAAATGACGGAAAGAAT GTGCCTGTCTCTGAACTTGAAGGGAAGATAGTGGGTCTCTATTTTTCATTGTCTGTATACAGTCCATGTGTTGACTTTACTCCAAAACTTTTGGAGGTTTATGAGAAGCTAAAAGCAAATGGAGAGAGCTTTGAGGTTGTGGTGATACcacttgatgatgatgaagaatcATTCAAGCAAGATTTTAAGAACATGCCTTGGTTTTCCTTGCCAATCGGGGACAAAAATATTGGGAAGTTGGCTCGATACTTTGAGCTTTCAACCTTACCCACTTTGGTTATTATTGGGGCAGATGGTAAAACTGTTAGTAAGAACGTTGCTGAGGCCATTGAAGAGCATGGGGTTCTGGCTTACCCCTTCACCCCAGAGAAGTTTGCAGAGCTTATTGAGATAGAAAAGGCAAAGGAGAAAGCTCAAACCCTGGAGTCAATTTTGGTATCTGGGGATCGAAACTTTGTCATTGGAAAAGGTGGAACTGAG ATTCCTGTGTCAGATCTGGTGGGGAAGAACATCCTCCTCTATTTCTCAGCTCATTGGTGCCCTCCATGCCGTGCCTTTCTACCAAAACTTGTTGAAGCCTACCACAAGATTAAGGCAAAGGATGATGCATTTGAAGTTATTTTCATCTCTAGTGACAGAGACCAAGGCGATTTTGATGAGTTTTTCTCTGGAATGCCATGGCTTGCTCTTCCCTTTGGTGACTTGAGAAAAGCATCCTTGAGCCGCAAATTCAAGGTGAAAGGCATCCCCATGCTCGTAGCCATTGGTCCTACTGGCCAAACAGTCACAAAAGAAGCAAGAAACCTCGTTATGCAGCATGGGGCTAATGCTTATCCTTTCACTGAAGAGCGGCTGAAAGAGATAGAAGCAGAGTATGAGGAGATGGCAAAGGGGTGGCCTGAGAAGTTGAAGAGTGCACAGCATGAGGAGCACGAGCTCGCGCTTGCTCGCCGTAAAAATTATGTATGCGACGGGTGTGGTGAACCGGGAGGGGCATGGTCATTCTACTGTGAGGAGTGTGACATTAATCTCCACCCAAAGTGTGCattggaggaagagaagagaaccAAAAGTGATGCCAAGCAGGAACAGGATCCTCCCCAAGAAGGATTTAAGTGCGATG GTAATGTGTGTAGAAAAGCTTAA
- the LOC117638705 gene encoding probable nucleoredoxin 1 isoform X2 yields the protein MPWLAIPFSDNEARDRVDKLFKVRGIPHLVILGEDGKVLSDSGVEIIKEHGVDGYPFTPEKIKELNDQEAAARRDQSLKTILVSRLRDFVISNDGKNVPVSELEGKIVGLYFSLSVYSPCVDFTPKLLEVYEKLKANGESFEVVVIPLDDDEESFKQDFKNMPWFSLPIGDKNIGKLARYFELSTLPTLVIIGADGKTVSKNVAEAIEEHGVLAYPFTPEKFAELIEIEKAKEKAQTLESILVSGDRNFVIGKGGTEIPVSDLVGKNILLYFSAHWCPPCRAFLPKLVEAYHKIKAKDDAFEVIFISSDRDQGDFDEFFSGMPWLALPFGDLRKASLSRKFKVKGIPMLVAIGPTGQTVTKEARNLVMQHGANAYPFTEERLKEIEAEYEEMAKGWPEKLKSAQHEEHELALARRKNYVCDGCGEPGGAWSFYCEECDINLHPKCALEEEKRTKSDAKQEQDPPQEGFKCDGNVCKKA from the exons ATGCCGTGGCTTGCAATTCCGTTTTCTGATAACGAGGCACGTGATCGCGTGGATAAACTGTTCAAGGTCAGAGGGATACCCCATCTTGTGATCCTTGGTGAAGATGGCAAAGTTTTGAGTGATAGTGGAGTTGAGATTATTAAGGAGCATGGAGTAGACGGCTACCCTTTTACACcagaaaagataaaagaacTAAATGATCAAGAAGCAGCAGCCAGAAGGGATCAGTCCTTGAAAACGATCTTGGTCTCTCGCTTACGTGACTTTGTAATTTCAAATGACGGAAAGAAT GTGCCTGTCTCTGAACTTGAAGGGAAGATAGTGGGTCTCTATTTTTCATTGTCTGTATACAGTCCATGTGTTGACTTTACTCCAAAACTTTTGGAGGTTTATGAGAAGCTAAAAGCAAATGGAGAGAGCTTTGAGGTTGTGGTGATACcacttgatgatgatgaagaatcATTCAAGCAAGATTTTAAGAACATGCCTTGGTTTTCCTTGCCAATCGGGGACAAAAATATTGGGAAGTTGGCTCGATACTTTGAGCTTTCAACCTTACCCACTTTGGTTATTATTGGGGCAGATGGTAAAACTGTTAGTAAGAACGTTGCTGAGGCCATTGAAGAGCATGGGGTTCTGGCTTACCCCTTCACCCCAGAGAAGTTTGCAGAGCTTATTGAGATAGAAAAGGCAAAGGAGAAAGCTCAAACCCTGGAGTCAATTTTGGTATCTGGGGATCGAAACTTTGTCATTGGAAAAGGTGGAACTGAG ATTCCTGTGTCAGATCTGGTGGGGAAGAACATCCTCCTCTATTTCTCAGCTCATTGGTGCCCTCCATGCCGTGCCTTTCTACCAAAACTTGTTGAAGCCTACCACAAGATTAAGGCAAAGGATGATGCATTTGAAGTTATTTTCATCTCTAGTGACAGAGACCAAGGCGATTTTGATGAGTTTTTCTCTGGAATGCCATGGCTTGCTCTTCCCTTTGGTGACTTGAGAAAAGCATCCTTGAGCCGCAAATTCAAGGTGAAAGGCATCCCCATGCTCGTAGCCATTGGTCCTACTGGCCAAACAGTCACAAAAGAAGCAAGAAACCTCGTTATGCAGCATGGGGCTAATGCTTATCCTTTCACTGAAGAGCGGCTGAAAGAGATAGAAGCAGAGTATGAGGAGATGGCAAAGGGGTGGCCTGAGAAGTTGAAGAGTGCACAGCATGAGGAGCACGAGCTCGCGCTTGCTCGCCGTAAAAATTATGTATGCGACGGGTGTGGTGAACCGGGAGGGGCATGGTCATTCTACTGTGAGGAGTGTGACATTAATCTCCACCCAAAGTGTGCattggaggaagagaagagaaccAAAAGTGATGCCAAGCAGGAACAGGATCCTCCCCAAGAAGGATTTAAGTGCGATGGTAATGTGTGTAAAAAAGCTTAA
- the LOC117615179 gene encoding glucan endo-1,3-beta-glucosidase-like produces the protein MPREFDHHHHQLLHPKFSLFLLYLLSPSIGSKAAVAAPIGICYGRVANNLPPPAAVVQILQTNNISSVRLFNTDPATLQSFSSTPTIRLTIGVPNELLPTLASATVPDALAWLQSNILAHIPPNQIHYLAVGNEVFLKDPYYIPHVLPAILNLHQALQTLGLSQTIKLSSPQAASVLSASYPPSSASFDPSLQPSLLPLLHFLRDTNSPFMVNSYPYFSYLSSHPFVSLDYALFRASGGGEVVLDGGLAYSNLFDASVDAFVSAMEREGVAGVAVVVSETGWPTRGGEAASVENALAYNAEVVRRAVEGVGTPRRPGVGVEVFLFDLFDENEKGGEEYEKHFGIFGPDGLRAYGLTFN, from the exons ATGCCAAGGGAatttgatcatcatcatcatcagctcCTCCACCCCAAATTCTCACTCTTCCTTCTCTATCTTCTCTCACCCTCAATAG GTTCAAAAGCAGCAGTAGCGGCACCAATCGGAATCTGCTACGGCCGAGTAGCCAACAACCTCCCACCACCGGCCGCCGTCGTCCAAATCCTTCAAACCAACAACATCTCATCCGTCCGTCTCTTCAACACCGACCCCGCCACCCTCCAATCCTTCTCATCCACCCCAACAATCCGCCTCACTATTGGCGTCCCCAACGAGCTCCTCCCCACCCTCGCCTCAGCCACCGTCCCGGATGCCCTCGCCTGGCTCCAATCCAACATCCTCGCCCACATCCCCCCCAACCAAATACACTACCTCGCCGTCGGCAACGAGGTCTTCCTCAAAGACCCTTACTACATCCCCCACGTCCTTCCCGCCATTCTCAACCTCCACCAAGCCCTCCAAACCCTAGGCCTCTCCCAAACCATCAAGCTCTCTTCCCCGCAAGCCGCCTCCGTACTCTCCGCCTCCTACCCTCCCTCCTCCGCCTCCTTCGACCCCTCCCTCCAACCCTCTCTCCTCCCCCTCCTCCACTTCCTCCGCGACACAAACTCTCCCTTCATGGTCAACTCCTACCCCTACTTCAGCTACTTAAGCAGCCATCCCTTTGTCTCCCTCGATTACGCCCTCTTTCGAGCTTCCGGCGGCGGTGAGGTGGTTCTGGACGGTGGGTTGGCGTATAGTAATCTCTTCGACGCGAGTGTGGATGCGTTTGTGAGTGCGATGGAGAGGGAGGGAGTTGCCGGCGTGGCTGTGGTGGTTTCGGAGACAGGTTGGCCGACACGTGGAGGGGAGGCGGCGAGCGTTGAAAATGCACTGGCGTATAATGCTGAGGTGGTGAGGCGGGCGGTGGAAGGGGTTGGGACGCCGAGGAGGCCCGGGGTGGGCGTGGAGGTTTTCTTGTTTGACCTGTTTGACGAGAATGAGAAAGGAGGTGAGGAGTACGAGAAgcattttggaatttttgggCCTGATGGGCTTAGGGCATACGGGCTTACTTTTAACTGA
- the LOC117614643 gene encoding uncharacterized protein LOC117614643 has translation MSSLQPQQQQPSLVYPNNMRGQPSSSHHSNGSFGTVFIVLAVIVVISAIACFLGRLCNRRLHNSKPNKQPAHNFRPSKKEAGVNHNHMEFGNNNNPSFRAPKDADIEFGFDKKIPNGNGSGSESRGYMNNHSKPHHGNGDHHIHMKGEMKQPGDHIVIGEPRATG, from the coding sequence ATGTCCTCCTTGCAGCCTCAGCAACAACAGCCTTCTCTTGTTTACCCAAACAACATGAGAGGACAGCCGTCGTCTTCCCACCATTCAAATGGCTCATTTGGGACGGTTTTCATTGTGCTGGCCGTTATAGTTGTCATATCAGCCATTGCTTGCTTTCTTGGACGGCTCTGCAACCGCCGCCTCCACAACTCAAAACCCAACAAGCAACCGGCGCACAACTTTCGTCCCAGCAAAAAAGAAGCTGGAGTGAATCATAACCACATGGAGTTTgggaataataataatcccaGCTTTCGTGCCCCAAAAGACGCAGACATCGAATTCGGGTTTGACAAGAAAATCCCAAATGGCAATGGCAGCGGATCAGAGAGCAGAGGATACATGAACAATCACAGCAAACCACATCATGGAAATGGTGATCATCACATTCACATGAAAGGTGAAATGAAGCAGCCTGGTGATCATATTGTGATTGGAGAGCCCCGAGCCACTGGATGA
- the LOC117638400 gene encoding transcription factor bHLH90: MRNLEGVAESLRPLVESKQWDYCVVWKLGDDPSRFIEMMGCCCGGGYEYDCVNVKEEEGEPHSAKLCRDGFLKHPIRTKACEALAQLPSSMPLYSGIHTEVIISAQPRWLSGHVNASSSNPSQSHDFVGTRVLIPVLSDLIELFSTKNIPENQKMLELFMAPFNNSLKQEPMATHDYVNVNLNASASLNEFHVDPLPEECPEKLLPSLNLANFIPRPQVFPSSASQTTSCPILEGSSSGSNPSSEHPLLSSRSRKSKHGDNLLQQQAGLASGSGSVVEKHKAKVTRKTGSGQYQSKNLFAERNRRSRIKDGHFALRALVPKISKMDIPAIIGDAVEYIEELKKKVKELEDELREIEEEEDLTKNKADVKILASDMRKEGSICLISTEHKQGSSSFVQKSPTAVQVEVNQIGKRDCLIKLFYEQSRGGFASLMENMDSLGLQVVDANVTTFDGNVLNILKVQANRDIQAKKLRDKLIQLTRETNQTVHKGIN; the protein is encoded by the exons ATGAGAAATTTGGAGGGAGTTGCTGAGTCGCTTAGACCCCTTGTTGAGTCCAAGCAATGGGACTATTGTGTTGTGTGGAAACTTGGCGATGATCCCTCTAG GTTTATTGAAATGATGGGTTGCTGTTGTGGTGGTGGGTATGAGTATGACTGTGTTAATGtcaaagaggaagaaggagaGCCCCACTCTGCTAAACTTTGCAGGGATGGCTTCCTTAAGCACCCAATTAGGACAAAGGCTTGTGAGGCTCTTGCCCAGCTTCCTTCTTCTATGCCTCTCTACTCTGG GATTCATACGGAGGTGATCATATCAGCACAACCCAGGTGGCTTAGTGGTCATGTCAATGCCTCGAGTTCAAATCCTTCACAATCACAC GACTTCGTTGGTACCCGAGTGTTGATCCCTGTGCTAAGTGACCTCATTGAGCTCTTTTCCACAAAGAAT ATTCCTGAAAATCAAAAGATGTTAGAGTTGTTTATGGCTCCATTCAATAACTCTTTAAAACAAGAACCCATGGCTACACATGACTATGTCAATGTGAACCTCAATGCCAGTGCAAGCCTTAATGAATTCCATGTTGATCCATTGCCAGAAGAGTGCCCAGAAAAGTTGTTACCTTCTTTGAATTTGGCAAACTTCATTCCCAGGCCACAAGTTTTCCCCTCATCAGCTTCCCAAACTACCTCCTGTCCTATCCTTGAGGGATCATCCAGCGGTTCAAATCCTTCGAGTGAACATCCATTGTTATCTTCGCGCTCTAGAAAGTCCAAGCATGGTGATAACTTGTTGCAGCAACAGGCAGGCTTGGCTTCTGGCAGTGGCAGTGTAGTAGAGAAACATAAGGCAAAGGTGACCAGGAAGACAGGAAGCGGGCAGTACCAATCCAAGAATCTTTTCGCAGAGAGGAATAGGAGGAGCAGGATTAAAGATGGGCACTTTGCTCTACGTGCTCTAGTCCCGAAGATAAGCAAG ATGGATATACCTGCTATTATAGGAGATGCTGTTGAATATATTGAAGAGTTAAAGAAGAAGGTGAAAGAACTTGAAGATGAGCTCAGGGAAATCGAAGAGGAGGAGGACTTGACAAAGAACAAAGCAGATGTGAAAATTCTGGCCTCAGACATGAGAAAAGAAGGCAGCATTTGCTTGATTTCTACAGAGCACAAACAGGGTTCCTCAagttttgttcaaaagagtcCAACAGCA GTGCAAGTGGAAGTGAACCAGATTGGCAAAAGAGATTGTTTGATTAAGTTGTTCTATGAGCAGAGCCGAGGCGGGTTTGCAAGTTTGATGGAGAATATGGATTCTTTAGGGCTTCAAGTAGTTGATGCCAATGTTACCACATTTGACGGAAATGTCCTAAACATCCTTAAGGTTCAG GCAAACAGAGACATTCAGGCAAAGAAATTGAGAGACAAGTTGATCCAGCTAACACGGGAGACAAATCAGACAGTTCACAAAGGCATAAATTGA